One genomic segment of Bacteroidota bacterium includes these proteins:
- the asnB gene encoding asparagine synthase (glutamine-hydrolyzing), translating to MCGIAGLIIKSGQNYDFTKFRDATKLMSHRGPDNFGEYYSGNLALFHYRLSILDLEERSNQPFFNDNKDKVIVYNGEIYNYKSLASEYNFKLHTTSDTEVILNTIDAKGIDAVKEWNGIFAFAMHDTIKNTLTLARDRFGVKPLYFFEDDYCIAFSSEAKVIMNWLDSFKLNFQGLSEYMWYGNTLSLQTMVDGMIKLKPGITREIDLNNFNQTDKVYWSIAKDIKQDNKSSFDQSAANVKDLLEKAVQKQLASDVPIGILLSGGIDSSAVTAFASRHVNGKLNTYSVEYDFNIGDKSELAKADLIAKKFNTNHHEFKINSADSIDIFEMLVLQYDEPFADAANIPLYMLAKECKSDVTVVLQGDGGDELFAGYRRYSLLNSLAFWKLATKISSTFSRNGFIKQRLKRMSVALNQKSDAMRMAFFMTQNTLERKPESIFQPEFFNLLSLQNPFQEYVTKNDIFSDKDLVQRMLYTDFEILLPHTFLEKVDKATMKCSIEARVPFLDNDLTEYVISLPSSYKIKKGDKKFLLKESLKGIVPESILNAPKRGFDVPYKKWLKTTMYEYSKSKISGYKNPNNLLDKNVLLNMLEEHKNDIADNGVILWKALILLVWLENYEKKLKFD from the coding sequence TCATTACAGATTAAGTATTTTAGATTTAGAAGAACGTTCTAACCAGCCTTTTTTTAATGACAACAAGGATAAAGTAATAGTTTATAACGGTGAAATATATAATTACAAAAGTCTTGCTTCGGAATACAATTTTAAACTTCACACAACTTCAGACACAGAAGTAATACTCAACACAATTGATGCTAAAGGGATTGATGCTGTTAAAGAATGGAACGGGATTTTTGCTTTTGCAATGCACGATACTATTAAAAATACTCTGACTCTTGCAAGAGACAGATTTGGTGTTAAACCACTTTATTTTTTTGAAGATGATTACTGCATAGCTTTCTCATCGGAAGCAAAAGTAATAATGAACTGGTTAGACTCCTTTAAATTGAATTTTCAGGGGTTATCGGAATATATGTGGTATGGCAATACACTCTCATTGCAGACAATGGTTGACGGGATGATTAAACTTAAGCCCGGGATTACACGAGAAATTGATTTAAATAATTTTAATCAGACTGATAAAGTTTATTGGTCTATTGCTAAAGATATTAAACAAGACAATAAATCTTCATTCGACCAGTCCGCCGCTAATGTAAAGGATTTACTTGAGAAGGCTGTTCAAAAGCAGCTTGCCAGTGATGTACCTATAGGAATATTATTAAGCGGAGGAATTGACTCTAGCGCAGTTACAGCTTTTGCTTCACGACACGTAAACGGTAAACTAAACACTTACTCTGTTGAATATGATTTTAATATTGGCGATAAAAGTGAATTAGCCAAAGCCGATTTAATAGCAAAAAAGTTTAATACTAACCATCATGAATTTAAAATAAATTCAGCTGATTCAATTGATATCTTTGAGATGTTGGTTTTGCAATATGATGAGCCCTTTGCTGATGCGGCGAATATACCTTTATATATGCTTGCCAAGGAATGTAAATCGGATGTAACTGTAGTATTACAGGGAGATGGAGGAGATGAATTATTCGCAGGTTACAGAAGATATAGCTTATTAAATTCTTTAGCCTTTTGGAAATTAGCGACTAAAATATCCAGCACCTTTTCACGAAACGGTTTTATTAAACAGCGTTTAAAGCGTATGTCAGTTGCTTTAAATCAAAAATCTGATGCTATGAGAATGGCTTTCTTTATGACACAAAATACTCTGGAGAGAAAGCCTGAATCAATATTTCAACCTGAATTTTTCAATTTATTATCGCTGCAAAATCCTTTTCAGGAATACGTTACCAAGAATGATATTTTCAGTGACAAAGACTTAGTACAGCGAATGCTTTATACAGATTTTGAAATCTTACTACCGCATACTTTCCTTGAGAAGGTTGATAAAGCAACGATGAAATGCAGCATAGAAGCGAGGGTTCCTTTCCTTGATAATGATTTGACTGAATATGTAATTTCATTACCATCATCTTATAAAATAAAAAAAGGTGATAAGAAGTTTTTGCTTAAAGAAAGTTTAAAAGGTATAGTGCCGGAATCTATATTAAATGCGCCTAAAAGAGGGTTTGATGTTCCCTATAAAAAATGGCTGAAGACAACCATGTATGAATATTCAAAATCAAAAATATCCGGATATAAAAATCCTAACAATCTTTTAGATAAAAATGTCTTGCTTAACATGCTTGAAGAGCACAAAAACGATATAGCTGATAACGGAGTAATTCTTTGGAAGGCATTGATATTATTAGTATGGCTTGAGAACTACGAGAAAAAATTAAAATTTGATTGA
- a CDS encoding glycosyltransferase, whose product MIELKSPQKKYKVCFVLPTLTIGGMERVMSELAIYFAQKENVEVHFLLMTKKERFYELPANIRIYEPEFDFNVIGNRVTAQLKTLSFIRKKIKEINPDSVLSFGIKYNSFVLFSSLFLKPKVFVSDRCRPRSLGLVHDFLRAVLYRTAYGIICQTEIAKEIMFGITKHKNITVIGNPLKNFNIPENTEKQNVILSVGRMIDTKRFDVLIEFFKKTNYKDWKLIILGDGPEMPKLLELIKKLDLSENVFLPGNQKDLSEYYKSAKIFAFTSNSEGFPNALGEAMVAGLAPICFNFVAGSADLVINDKDGFLIPMGENELFIKKLQELMDNENLQKKFGLEAKSHCEKFSLSGIGEQYYKFLTQ is encoded by the coding sequence TTGATTGAGCTGAAATCTCCTCAAAAAAAATATAAAGTGTGTTTTGTATTGCCGACTTTAACTATAGGCGGCATGGAACGCGTGATGTCTGAACTTGCAATTTATTTCGCGCAAAAAGAAAATGTTGAAGTTCATTTTTTATTGATGACTAAGAAAGAAAGATTTTATGAACTGCCTGCAAATATCAGAATATATGAACCTGAATTTGATTTCAATGTTATCGGCAACCGGGTTACTGCACAACTAAAAACTTTAAGTTTTATCAGAAAAAAAATTAAGGAAATAAATCCTGACAGTGTATTAAGTTTTGGCATAAAGTATAATTCATTTGTTTTATTCTCATCATTATTTCTTAAGCCGAAAGTTTTCGTTTCTGACAGATGCCGTCCGAGAAGCCTTGGCTTAGTCCATGATTTTTTAAGAGCAGTATTGTACAGAACTGCTTACGGAATAATATGTCAGACAGAAATTGCAAAAGAAATTATGTTCGGGATAACTAAACATAAAAACATAACGGTAATTGGTAATCCACTAAAGAATTTCAATATTCCGGAAAATACTGAAAAACAGAATGTAATTCTTTCAGTAGGAAGAATGATTGATACAAAAAGATTTGATGTGCTTATAGAATTTTTCAAGAAAACTAATTACAAGGACTGGAAACTTATTATTTTAGGAGACGGTCCTGAAATGCCTAAATTACTGGAATTGATAAAGAAGCTGGACCTATCAGAAAATGTTTTTTTACCGGGCAACCAAAAAGATTTAAGCGAATATTATAAAAGTGCGAAAATATTTGCATTCACTTCAAACTCAGAAGGATTCCCAAACGCGTTAGGAGAAGCAATGGTTGCGGGACTGGCTCCTATCTGCTTTAACTTTGTTGCCGGCTCTGCTGATTTAGTTATAAATGATAAGGATGGTTTTTTAATACCTATGGGTGAAAATGAATTATTTATAAAGAAACTTCAGGAATTAATGGACAATGAAAACCTACAAAAAAAATTCGGGCTTGAAGCAAAATCACACTGCGAAAAATTTTCGCTTTCCGGTATTGGAGAACAATACTATAAATTCTTAACACAATGA
- a CDS encoding acyltransferase: MSWKRIISRIFFHIQKFLIGYLAYFNSRLYMKFYNRLLSKAGIKFNGTPRFISKSASFDNFNFVTLGDRLTISSNVSFLTHDYSLTTALISINEKPKTDTAVLKEITVGDNVFIGMNCILLPGTKIGNNVIVGAGSVVRGDVPDNSIIMGNPAAVVTDIRDYANKMKKKDIKLFADKK; encoded by the coding sequence ATGAGCTGGAAAAGAATTATTTCAAGAATATTTTTTCATATTCAAAAGTTTTTAATAGGCTACTTAGCTTATTTCAACTCAAGATTATATATGAAATTTTATAACCGGTTACTTAGCAAAGCCGGTATAAAATTCAACGGAACACCAAGATTTATTTCTAAAAGCGCTTCATTTGATAACTTCAATTTTGTAACACTTGGTGACAGGCTAACCATATCTTCAAATGTATCTTTCCTGACACATGATTACAGTTTAACGACAGCTTTAATTTCTATTAATGAAAAACCTAAAACCGATACAGCCGTTTTAAAAGAAATTACTGTTGGTGATAACGTATTCATTGGTATGAATTGTATTCTATTGCCGGGGACTAAGATTGGCAATAATGTTATTGTTGGTGCGGGAAGTGTAGTAAGGGGCGATGTCCCTGATAACAGTATAATAATGGGAAACCCTGCAGCAGTGGTTACTGATATAAGGGATTATGCAAATAAAATGAAGAAAAAGGATATAAAATTATTTGCTGATAAAAAATAA
- a CDS encoding glycosyltransferase family 4 protein — protein sequence MTKRKFLFNCSTNIVGGGLKNSAFFIKQAMNSDKIEWNFAVSKEVKNLLEAWGIQTNDSFHVFESTPARDKSARKKLSDLVKKISPELVFTMAGPAYVKFSSLHVQGLSNPYVTHADWEGFMLRGSFSKAVSFLLQTIVQLWCSRWADYFVFQTDEARNQYCKRAFINRKRTTVISNAYDLNMKSQLESLEEKQNGKIRIICPAPSHSHKGLQFIPAIAYELKKILNKPFEFVLTIDKDSMWNNIVGNSKRYNVEENVVTRGSFNYSEVVGIYKDTDLVFVPSLVETFSATYLEAMAAKKPLLVADKGFARSICGDSAVYLNPKEPVSAAKKINEVLNNEALKRVLLKNGITTLQKYGDHKERFSKIENYLLSIKS from the coding sequence ATGACGAAAAGGAAATTTTTATTTAACTGCTCTACTAATATAGTCGGAGGCGGATTAAAAAATTCTGCTTTCTTCATAAAGCAGGCGATGAATAGTGATAAGATTGAGTGGAACTTTGCTGTTTCTAAAGAAGTCAAAAATCTTCTTGAAGCATGGGGAATACAAACAAATGATTCTTTTCATGTTTTTGAAAGTACACCAGCGAGAGATAAATCAGCAAGAAAAAAGTTATCTGATTTAGTAAAAAAAATATCTCCTGAACTTGTCTTTACAATGGCAGGTCCGGCATACGTAAAGTTTTCATCTTTACATGTGCAGGGCTTAAGTAATCCTTATGTTACCCATGCAGATTGGGAAGGATTTATGCTAAGAGGAAGTTTTTCAAAAGCAGTAAGTTTTTTACTTCAAACTATTGTACAGCTTTGGTGCAGCAGATGGGCTGATTATTTTGTTTTTCAGACAGATGAAGCAAGAAATCAATATTGCAAAAGGGCATTTATAAATAGAAAAAGAACGACTGTTATCAGCAATGCTTATGATTTAAACATGAAGTCACAGTTGGAATCATTGGAAGAAAAACAAAACGGAAAAATAAGGATTATATGCCCCGCTCCTTCTCACTCGCATAAAGGCTTACAATTCATTCCGGCAATTGCATATGAATTGAAAAAGATTTTGAATAAACCTTTTGAATTTGTTTTAACGATAGATAAGGATTCAATGTGGAATAATATCGTGGGAAATTCTAAAAGATATAACGTTGAAGAAAATGTAGTTACACGCGGCAGCTTTAATTATTCTGAAGTAGTAGGGATATATAAAGATACTGATTTAGTTTTTGTTCCAAGTCTGGTAGAAACATTTTCAGCCACATATCTTGAAGCAATGGCTGCAAAGAAACCATTGTTGGTTGCTGATAAAGGATTTGCAAGAAGTATTTGCGGAGATTCAGCGGTTTATTTAAATCCCAAAGAACCTGTCAGTGCTGCAAAGAAGATTAATGAAGTTCTGAATAATGAAGCATTAAAAAGAGTCTTATTAAAAAATGGAATTACAACGCTCCAAAAATACGGAGACCATAAAGAAAGATTCAGCAAAATTGAGAATTACTTGTTAAGCATAAAGAGTTAA
- a CDS encoding class I SAM-dependent methyltransferase has product MDAVKLHDLNAGVFNKRYEEKNSFKDRLSVWINLFKKYFSDNSKIMELGCGPGLMTKELLKMGNHVDAIDGAGKMIEIAKKNIGDLTSVNFTEAYISKEFLSKYEDNSYDNFISSSVLEYIKDFDSILDEVNRILKPGGIFIFSIPNKQSLFRIVERITYKLFKKPSYVKFIFTQKSKSEIQKLQQKGWKILDIVFNGEVPYYSKLTAFLPGQYQKTMMIVIIRK; this is encoded by the coding sequence ATGGATGCAGTAAAATTACATGATTTGAATGCCGGTGTCTTTAACAAAAGATATGAAGAAAAAAACAGCTTTAAAGACAGACTTTCTGTCTGGATAAATTTATTCAAAAAATATTTTTCGGATAATTCAAAGATAATGGAACTTGGCTGCGGCCCTGGGCTAATGACTAAAGAATTACTTAAGATGGGTAACCATGTTGATGCAATTGACGGCGCCGGAAAAATGATCGAAATAGCAAAAAAAAATATCGGTGACTTAACTTCAGTGAATTTTACGGAAGCATATATATCCAAAGAGTTTCTTTCTAAATATGAAGATAACAGTTACGATAATTTTATATCTTCAAGTGTTCTTGAGTATATAAAAGATTTTGATTCTATACTTGATGAAGTAAACAGGATTCTGAAACCGGGAGGTATTTTCATTTTTTCCATTCCAAATAAACAAAGTTTATTCAGAATAGTTGAGAGAATTACTTACAAACTTTTTAAAAAGCCTTCTTATGTAAAATTTATATTTACACAAAAATCTAAAAGTGAAATTCAGAAATTACAGCAAAAGGGCTGGAAAATTCTTGACATTGTTTTCAACGGAGAAGTGCCTTACTATTCTAAACTCACAGCTTTCCTGCCTGGCCAGTATCAAAAAACAATGATGATTGTAATAATTAGAAAGTAA
- a CDS encoding bi-domain-containing oxidoreductase yields the protein MKQIIQSFQTGNTELIDVPAPKVSAGSLLIKTTHSLVSLGTERMLVEFGKANLVSKARQQPDKVKQVMDKIKTDGLMPTLENVFKRLEQPLPLGYCNVGVVIAVGEGVSGFAVGDRVASNGKHAEYVNIPKNLCAKIPENVTQEEACFTVIGAIGLQGMRLCAPTFGETIVIIGLGLIGLLTAQMLLANGCKVIGIDLDEQKCEMARKWGVITVNTSKGDDPVKAVLENTDNYGADGVIITASAKSNDIISQAAQMSRKRGRIVLVGVIGLNLSRAEFFEKELTFQVSASYGPGRYDENYEQKGIDYPLPFVRWTEQRNFTAILNAISQGKLHVNDLVTEVIELDDYLKIYGEIGSSKSIASILKYPVKDNVNENPNTIKIGDAEFKGKKGVVGIIGAGNFTKMTMLPAMKESKANFKYIASQNGVNGTILAKKFNFSHSTTDYNEIINDPEVDTVMITTRHNTHAKFTVDALNAGKHVFVEKPLALDEKQLDEVLEAYSKQQTKTSLTVGFNRRFSPHIQAIKKALGGNPGPININATMNAGFIPDKVWVHDMAVGGGRIIGEACHYLDLCTYIAQSEIVSVCMNSMGEISKENTDNASILVKFKNGTNAVINYFANGSKEYSKERIEVFSHEKTYIMDNFRTTTAYGDKKFKNLKTAINKGHKIQFDQFIQRIQEGGKPLIPFNEIVNVTKASFAAIQSLKENRWVDVSE from the coding sequence ATGAAACAAATAATCCAATCATTTCAAACGGGTAATACAGAACTTATAGATGTTCCTGCACCAAAAGTATCGGCAGGTTCATTATTAATAAAAACAACACACAGCTTAGTTTCACTTGGGACGGAAAGAATGCTGGTTGAATTCGGAAAGGCAAACTTAGTATCAAAGGCAAGACAGCAGCCGGATAAAGTCAAGCAGGTAATGGATAAAATAAAGACTGACGGATTAATGCCTACTCTTGAAAATGTTTTCAAAAGACTCGAGCAGCCTTTGCCTTTAGGTTATTGTAATGTTGGTGTAGTTATTGCTGTTGGAGAAGGTGTCTCCGGTTTTGCAGTGGGTGACAGAGTTGCATCAAACGGTAAACATGCCGAATATGTAAATATTCCGAAAAATCTTTGCGCTAAAATTCCTGAAAATGTAACACAGGAAGAAGCTTGCTTCACTGTCATAGGTGCAATCGGATTACAAGGCATGAGATTATGCGCTCCTACATTCGGTGAAACCATTGTAATTATAGGCTTAGGGTTAATTGGATTACTTACAGCGCAAATGCTTTTAGCTAATGGATGCAAAGTTATTGGAATAGACCTCGACGAACAAAAGTGTGAGATGGCAAGGAAATGGGGAGTAATTACTGTCAACACTTCAAAAGGTGATGACCCTGTAAAAGCTGTGCTTGAAAACACGGATAACTATGGGGCAGACGGAGTTATTATAACAGCTTCAGCAAAATCAAATGATATAATTTCTCAGGCTGCACAGATGAGCAGAAAAAGAGGAAGAATAGTATTGGTTGGTGTTATAGGATTAAATTTAAGCAGAGCAGAATTTTTTGAAAAAGAATTAACTTTTCAGGTATCTGCATCATACGGTCCCGGAAGATACGACGAGAACTATGAACAAAAAGGGATTGACTATCCCCTTCCCTTTGTACGCTGGACTGAGCAGAGAAATTTCACAGCGATATTGAATGCAATATCTCAGGGTAAGTTACATGTAAATGATTTGGTAACTGAAGTTATAGAGCTTGATGATTATCTGAAAATTTACGGGGAAATCGGTTCAAGTAAATCAATTGCTTCTATATTAAAATACCCTGTAAAAGATAATGTTAATGAAAATCCTAATACAATTAAAATAGGTGATGCTGAATTTAAGGGTAAAAAAGGTGTAGTAGGAATAATTGGAGCCGGTAATTTTACAAAGATGACTATGCTTCCTGCTATGAAAGAAAGTAAAGCTAACTTCAAATACATTGCATCACAAAACGGAGTGAATGGAACTATACTTGCAAAGAAATTTAATTTTTCTCACAGCACAACTGATTACAATGAGATTATAAATGATCCGGAAGTTGATACGGTTATGATTACAACCAGACATAACACTCATGCTAAATTTACTGTCGATGCATTGAATGCAGGGAAACATGTATTTGTAGAAAAGCCTTTAGCTTTAGATGAAAAACAATTAGATGAAGTACTTGAAGCTTACAGCAAGCAGCAAACAAAAACCTCTTTAACAGTCGGATTCAACAGAAGATTTTCACCGCATATACAGGCAATTAAAAAAGCTTTGGGAGGAAATCCGGGACCTATAAATATTAATGCAACTATGAACGCAGGATTTATTCCTGATAAAGTCTGGGTGCATGATATGGCAGTTGGCGGAGGCAGAATAATTGGTGAAGCATGTCACTATTTGGATCTGTGTACTTATATTGCTCAATCAGAAATTGTTTCAGTCTGTATGAATTCAATGGGAGAGATTTCAAAAGAAAACACAGATAATGCAAGTATCCTGGTTAAATTTAAGAACGGCACTAATGCAGTAATAAATTATTTTGCTAACGGTTCTAAAGAATACAGCAAAGAAAGAATTGAAGTTTTCTCACATGAGAAGACATATATTATGGATAACTTCAGAACAACAACAGCTTATGGTGATAAAAAATTTAAAAATTTAAAAACAGCAATTAACAAAGGTCATAAAATTCAGTTCGATCAATTTATTCAAAGAATACAGGAAGGCGGAAAACCGTTAATTCCTTTCAATGAAATTGTAAATGTTACAAAGGCTTCTTTTGCAGCGATTCAAAGTTTAAAAGAAAACAGATGGGTAGACGTAAGTGAATAA
- a CDS encoding alginate lyase family protein, translated as MSPKKLLWYLETSLKLGVTDVLYVTKYKFLLKKGLLKKKFPQKAVTFDKFFYKPIAKVENYPVDWKIKLFKEADGLIEGNLKYYSFHSKKLGNPPNWFLNPFNNKEFPEHNKHWTELPDFNNNIGDIKNIWEASKFDWISVLSRAYAVSGDEKYLDTLNNWIFDWTEKNKYNSGPNWKCGQETSFKLFNLLLAAVIFKQDKTPADSLIKLIELFLYRIDANIRYATSQRNNHGTSEAAALYIGGNWLASVSGEKKSEYLKIANKGKSLLEGLAAQLIYNDGSFSQHSVTYHRVLLDTLSYVEFWREKLKLNEFSIEFKTKALKAGEWMASMIDESGDCPNLGSNDGAMVLNIHSCDYRDFRPGLQTNQALYKNEYCFEDGAYDEPIYWLGINKSELKKVTLTKESKVFQGGYVIMKGKQSWAALRFPFFRFRPNQNDIFHFDLWYKGKNILIDSGSYSYNPGKDFKGPDLKSVHAHNTASFDGAEQMPRISKFLLAKWIKPGTVGEIKTEDKYSGNWGGSYTDYRGNSHGRKVEWNDNDWTITDKLSGNAKSVKLGFNFYPDDFKIDKNIINFSWGKIEVSQNASVEIVDHQVSLYYWNFQPAKRILISSANNSIIITKISLN; from the coding sequence ATGAGCCCGAAAAAATTATTATGGTATTTAGAAACGTCTTTAAAGCTGGGTGTAACTGATGTACTGTATGTTACAAAATATAAATTTTTACTAAAGAAAGGTTTATTAAAGAAGAAATTTCCTCAAAAGGCAGTTACTTTTGATAAATTTTTTTATAAGCCCATAGCTAAAGTTGAAAATTATCCCGTTGACTGGAAAATTAAACTTTTTAAAGAAGCGGATGGTCTAATTGAGGGGAATTTAAAATACTATTCCTTTCATTCAAAGAAATTAGGGAATCCTCCGAATTGGTTTCTAAACCCTTTCAATAATAAAGAATTTCCCGAGCATAATAAACATTGGACAGAGCTGCCCGACTTTAATAACAACATTGGTGATATTAAAAACATATGGGAAGCTTCTAAGTTTGACTGGATAAGCGTTCTATCACGAGCCTATGCTGTAAGCGGCGATGAAAAATATTTAGATACTTTAAACAACTGGATTTTCGACTGGACTGAAAAAAATAAATATAATTCCGGTCCTAACTGGAAATGCGGTCAGGAAACATCTTTCAAGTTGTTTAATTTACTTTTAGCTGCAGTCATTTTTAAGCAGGATAAAACCCCTGCAGATTCATTAATAAAATTAATTGAGTTATTCTTATACAGAATTGATGCTAACATCAGATATGCTACTTCACAAAGGAATAACCATGGTACAAGCGAAGCTGCTGCTCTTTACATAGGAGGAAACTGGCTTGCTTCAGTATCCGGTGAAAAAAAATCCGAATACTTAAAAATTGCCAATAAAGGTAAGAGTTTATTAGAAGGTTTAGCTGCTCAGTTAATTTATAATGACGGAAGTTTTTCACAGCATTCAGTCACATACCACAGAGTTCTTTTAGATACACTTTCTTATGTGGAGTTCTGGAGAGAGAAATTGAAGCTTAATGAGTTCAGCATTGAATTCAAAACAAAAGCATTAAAAGCCGGAGAGTGGATGGCATCTATGATTGATGAATCCGGTGACTGCCCCAATCTTGGCTCGAATGACGGAGCTATGGTTTTAAATATACATTCATGTGACTATAGAGATTTTCGACCCGGTTTACAAACTAATCAGGCACTTTACAAAAATGAATATTGCTTTGAAGATGGAGCTTATGATGAACCAATCTACTGGCTTGGAATAAATAAATCAGAATTAAAAAAAGTAACTCTCACTAAAGAATCTAAAGTTTTTCAGGGAGGGTATGTAATAATGAAAGGAAAACAATCATGGGCAGCACTACGTTTTCCTTTTTTCAGATTCAGACCAAATCAGAATGATATTTTTCACTTTGATTTATGGTACAAAGGCAAAAATATATTGATAGATTCCGGTTCATACTCTTATAATCCCGGAAAAGATTTTAAAGGTCCTGATTTAAAATCAGTACATGCTCACAATACAGCTTCGTTTGATGGAGCTGAACAAATGCCGCGCATAAGTAAATTTCTTCTTGCAAAATGGATTAAGCCCGGTACAGTAGGAGAAATAAAAACAGAAGATAAATATTCAGGCAACTGGGGAGGGAGTTATACTGATTACCGTGGAAATTCTCATGGAAGAAAAGTTGAATGGAATGATAATGATTGGACAATAACAGATAAATTATCCGGAAATGCAAAGTCGGTTAAACTTGGATTTAATTTTTATCCTGATGATTTTAAAATAGATAAAAACATCATAAATTTTTCATGGGGTAAAATTGAGGTTTCGCAAAATGCGTCAGTTGAAATAGTGGACCATCAGGTCTCATTATATTATTGGAACTTTCAGCCCGCTAAAAGAATATTAATATCTTCTGCAAACAATTCGATAATTATTACTAAAATAAGTTTAAACTAA
- a CDS encoding glycosyltransferase family 4 protein, with protein sequence MRVLYFHQYFCTPEGNSGIRSYGMAKHIVDSGNKVTMVFSESPRLKSPITIPYNNGMRRGQYEGIDLIEFNLKYNNKLSLFKRALVFFKFSLRSIKLVFSEDYDIVYATSTPLTAGIPGIIMKLFGKKKPFVFEVRDLWPELPREMGVVKNKFVLWGMGVLESLSYNLADACVALSPGIEKGIRKVLKKKDKPVYLIPNGCDLDIFTPGRHSKDIIPGAKEDDFLAVFTGAHGLANGLEAAINAAAVLKKSDKGKNIKLVFIGDGALKAKLVKRAQDEGLDNCVFLSPVPKKELVNYLKACDVGLMLLANIPAFYFGTSPNKFFDYISMGMPILNNYPGWLAEMITEYNLGIAVEPDNPEAFANALIKLSEDKSKLEEMRINSRKLAEEKFDRLKLADKLNEVLEKTVSVFNKKK encoded by the coding sequence ATGCGAGTTCTATACTTTCACCAATATTTTTGTACTCCTGAAGGAAACTCAGGAATACGTTCGTATGGGATGGCAAAACATATTGTTGATAGCGGAAATAAAGTTACAATGGTATTTTCTGAATCACCAAGATTAAAATCACCGATTACTATTCCCTATAATAATGGAATGAGAAGAGGACAATACGAAGGAATCGATTTAATTGAGTTCAATCTGAAGTATAATAATAAACTGAGCCTGTTCAAACGGGCGTTAGTCTTTTTTAAATTCTCGCTTCGCAGCATTAAGTTAGTCTTCAGCGAAGATTACGATATTGTATATGCGACTTCGACTCCATTGACAGCGGGAATTCCGGGAATAATAATGAAATTATTCGGGAAGAAAAAACCTTTCGTTTTTGAAGTAAGAGATTTGTGGCCGGAGCTTCCAAGAGAAATGGGAGTTGTGAAAAATAAATTTGTGCTGTGGGGAATGGGAGTACTTGAATCTCTATCATACAACCTTGCCGATGCCTGCGTTGCTCTATCACCGGGAATTGAAAAAGGAATCAGAAAAGTTTTAAAGAAAAAAGATAAACCTGTCTATCTTATACCTAATGGATGTGATTTAGATATTTTTACGCCGGGCAGACACTCAAAAGATATCATACCGGGAGCAAAAGAAGATGACTTCCTTGCAGTATTTACCGGCGCACATGGTCTGGCAAATGGCTTAGAGGCTGCAATTAATGCTGCAGCTGTTTTAAAAAAATCAGATAAAGGTAAAAATATAAAATTAGTTTTTATCGGAGACGGCGCTTTAAAGGCTAAGTTAGTAAAAAGAGCTCAGGACGAAGGGTTAGATAATTGTGTTTTTTTAAGTCCTGTTCCTAAAAAAGAACTTGTGAATTATCTTAAAGCCTGCGACGTAGGGCTGATGCTGCTGGCTAATATCCCTGCTTTTTATTTTGGGACTTCTCCAAATAAGTTTTTCGATTACATCTCGATGGGAATGCCAATTCTGAATAATTATCCCGGATGGCTGGCTGAAATGATTACTGAATATAATTTAGGAATAGCAGTAGAGCCTGATAACCCTGAAGCATTTGCAAATGCATTAATAAAACTTAGTGAAGATAAATCAAAGCTTGAAGAAATGAGAATTAATTCAAGAAAGCTTGCTGAAGAAAAATTTGACCGTTTAAAATTAGCAGATAAACTAAATGAAGTTTTAGAGAAAACAGTTTCGGTATTCAATAAGAAAAAATAG